The proteins below come from a single Acidovorax sp. NCPPB 4044 genomic window:
- the secE gene encoding preprotein translocase subunit SecE — protein MAMSPQIETVNTGADKVKLTLVAVLLIAGIAGFYLLSKQGALVQWAILICGIVAAVAVFIVSEPGRRFSGFAKDAWKEVKKVVWPTRKETLQMTAYVFAFVVVMSLFLWFTDKTLEWVLYDLVLGWRK, from the coding sequence ATGGCAATGTCTCCGCAAATCGAAACTGTAAACACAGGAGCAGACAAGGTCAAATTGACTTTGGTGGCTGTTTTGTTAATTGCGGGCATTGCTGGCTTTTATCTTTTGAGCAAGCAAGGCGCTTTGGTGCAGTGGGCGATTTTGATCTGCGGTATTGTTGCGGCAGTCGCAGTCTTTATCGTTTCAGAGCCTGGACGTCGTTTTTCGGGATTTGCTAAGGATGCTTGGAAGGAAGTAAAGAAAGTAGTTTGGCCTACTAGGAAAGAAACTTTGCAAATGACGGCATATGTCTTTGCATTCGTTGTGGTCATGTCTCTTTTTCTTTGGTTCACTGATAAAACTCTTGAGTGGGTTCTCTACGATCTTGTTTTGGGTTGGAGGAAATAA
- the rplK gene encoding 50S ribosomal protein L11, giving the protein MAKKIVGFVKLQVPAGKANPSPPIGPALGQRGLNIMEFCKAFNAQTQGVEPGLPLPVVITAFADKSFTFIIKTPPATTLIKKAIKLEKGSANALSTKVGKITRAQLEEIAKTKLKDMNAANVDAAVRTLAGSARSMGVTVEGL; this is encoded by the coding sequence ATGGCGAAAAAAATTGTCGGCTTTGTCAAGCTGCAGGTTCCGGCCGGTAAGGCTAACCCTTCCCCACCTATTGGCCCCGCACTGGGTCAGCGTGGTCTCAACATCATGGAGTTCTGCAAAGCATTCAATGCCCAGACGCAAGGTGTCGAGCCTGGACTGCCGCTTCCTGTGGTGATCACGGCTTTTGCTGATAAGAGCTTTACGTTCATCATCAAGACCCCGCCGGCAACTACCCTGATCAAGAAGGCCATTAAGCTTGAGAAGGGTTCCGCTAACGCCCTGAGCACGAAGGTCGGAAAGATTACGCGCGCGCAGCTGGAAGAAATCGCCAAGACCAAACTGAAAGATATGAACGCTGCAAACGTAGACGCTGCTGTTCGTACATTGGCTGGTTCTGCCCGTTCGATGGGCGTCACGGTGGAGGGGCTGTAA
- the rplA gene encoding 50S ribosomal protein L1 yields the protein MAKLTKKQKAFEGKVDSTKLYAFADAVVLVKEAATAKFDESIDVAVQLGIDAKKSDQVVRGAVVLPNGTGKTTRVAVFAQGAKAEEAKAAGADVVGMDDLAAQVKAGDMPFDVVIAAPDAMRVVGTLGQILGPRGLMPNPKVGTVTPDVATAVKNAKAGQVQFRVDKAGIVHSTIGRRSFDNEKLQGNLAALIEALTKAKPATSKGQYLRKVAVSSTMGVGVRVDTQSISA from the coding sequence ATGGCTAAGCTGACTAAAAAGCAAAAAGCGTTTGAGGGCAAGGTTGACAGCACGAAGCTGTACGCTTTTGCTGATGCCGTGGTGTTGGTGAAAGAAGCTGCAACCGCTAAATTCGATGAATCCATCGACGTGGCTGTGCAACTCGGCATCGATGCAAAAAAATCGGACCAAGTGGTTCGAGGCGCTGTTGTGTTGCCTAACGGAACGGGTAAAACCACCCGCGTCGCCGTGTTTGCTCAAGGTGCAAAAGCCGAAGAGGCAAAGGCAGCCGGTGCAGACGTGGTTGGCATGGATGACTTGGCTGCACAAGTGAAGGCTGGAGACATGCCCTTCGATGTGGTCATTGCTGCTCCCGATGCGATGCGGGTGGTGGGCACCTTGGGCCAGATTCTCGGACCTCGTGGTCTGATGCCAAACCCGAAGGTCGGCACTGTCACTCCAGACGTCGCCACCGCAGTGAAAAATGCCAAGGCAGGTCAAGTTCAATTCCGTGTCGACAAGGCCGGGATTGTGCACAGCACCATTGGCCGCCGCTCTTTTGACAACGAAAAGCTTCAAGGCAACCTTGCCGCATTGATCGAGGCCTTGACGAAAGCCAAGCCAGCCACGAGCAAGGGTCAATACCTGCGCAAGGTTGCGGTGTCGTCGACGATGGGCGTCGGTGTTCGCGTCGATACGCAGTCTATTTCTGCGTAA
- the nusG gene encoding transcription termination/antitermination protein NusG — protein MGSTPDINVSSAADATSVNPDLRWYIVHAYSGMEKAVERNIIERITRAGMQEKFGRILVPTEEVVEMKNGQRKTTERRLFPGYVFVEMVMDDDTWHLVKHTSKVTGFVGGAKNRPAPISEDEVQKIVNQMQEGTEKPRHKIEFMVGELIRVKEGPFADFNGSVEEVNYEKSRVRVSVMIFGRSTPVELEFGQVEKT, from the coding sequence ATGGGCAGCACCCCTGATATAAATGTTTCCTCGGCTGCTGATGCGACTTCGGTAAATCCTGATCTTCGTTGGTACATCGTTCATGCTTACTCCGGTATGGAGAAAGCCGTAGAGCGGAATATCATCGAAAGAATCACTCGTGCTGGAATGCAGGAGAAGTTCGGCCGTATTTTGGTGCCCACCGAAGAGGTCGTGGAAATGAAAAACGGTCAGCGCAAGACGACTGAGCGTCGATTGTTCCCAGGTTATGTATTCGTTGAAATGGTGATGGATGACGATACCTGGCACCTAGTAAAACATACCAGTAAAGTGACAGGTTTTGTTGGTGGGGCAAAGAATCGCCCTGCACCAATTTCCGAAGACGAGGTGCAAAAAATTGTCAATCAAATGCAAGAAGGCACAGAGAAGCCTCGGCATAAGATTGAATTCATGGTTGGCGAGCTGATTCGAGTCAAAGAGGGGCCCTTTGCTGACTTCAATGGCTCAGTGGAAGAAGTCAATTATGAAAAGAGCCGTGTTCGAGTTTCTGTCATGATTTTTGGCCGATCGACTCCGGTGGAGTTGGAATTCGGTCAGGTTGAGAAAACCTAA